One Apteryx mantelli isolate bAptMan1 chromosome 22, bAptMan1.hap1, whole genome shotgun sequence genomic region harbors:
- the TLCD2 gene encoding TLC domain-containing protein 2 yields the protein MALGPGLLLVAGSFAAFRLLNRGLERLVPPPPSARRNRWKWRNIWTSLAHSLLSGGGALAGCCLHPGLPEDLAGTHPPGAHSLVAMSIGYFLEDFVDMLCNQKLQQSWELLFHHSVVIICFGIAVVLHQYVGFALVALLVEINSIFLHLRQILLMANLVHTTCYRLNSIINLGTYVVFRIATLAWMTRWLFLNRENVPLVTYAVGTVGMAIMTPMNIILFYRLLRSDFFKSSREVQQDKEK from the exons ATGGCTCTCGGCCCGGGGCTGCTGCTCGTCGCCGGCTCCTTCGCCGCCTTCCGCCTGCTGAACCGCGGGCTGGAGCGgctggtgccgccgccgccgtcggcgCGGCGCAACCGCTGGAAGTGGCGCAACATCTGGACGTCGCTGGCGCACAGCCTgctcagcggcggcggcgcgctggcCGG GTGCTGCCTCCACCCCGGGCTGCCCGAGGACCTGGCCGGCACGCATCCCCCCGGGGCGCACAGCCTGGTCGCCATGTCCATAG GTTATTTCCTCGAAGACTTCGTGGACATGTTGTGCAATCAGAAACTTCAGCAGTCCTGGGAGCTGCTTTTCCATCACTCCGTG gtGATCATCTGCTTTGGTATTGCAGTGGTGCTCCATCAGTACGTCGGGTTTGCCCTCGTGGCCTTGCTGGTGGAGATTAACTCCATCTTCCTCCACCTGCGGCAGATTCTGCTCATGGCCAACCTAGTGCACACCACCTGCTACCGCCTCAACAGCATCATCAACCTGGGCACCTACGTGGTGTTTCGCATTGCCACACTGGCCTGGATGACGCGGTGGCTCTTTCTCAATCGGGAGAACGTGCCCCTGGTGACGTACGCAGTGGGCACGGTGGGCATGGCAATCATGACACCCATGAACATCATCCTCTTCTACCGCCTGCTGCGTAGTGACTTCTTCAAGTCCAGCCGGGAGGTGCAACAGGACAAGGAGAAATAG